The window GATCTTTGGTATAGCGCTCATCAGTGTCGGACGGATGCTGCGGCGGACCGGACGGCTGCCTGCGTATCTCGACTTCAGACAGAAGGCGTTGGGCTCGCTGGCGCCGCAAGAGGGCAGGAGTGCCGGCGTCGGAAGGCTCGGCGCAGCCATGATCGCCGTGGGCGGGTTCTTCCTCTTCGGTACCGCCTGCCTCATACTCGGCGCGCTGGGCGTGCTCGGTCCGTGAGGACAGACTCTGGGGGAGCCACGCCAGCTTCGGGGTGAGTGTCTAACTGCGTGACAACGCCGACGGACAGCGGCGGACGAGCTCGGAACACCTGCGGACCACCGCAGCAGGTGAGAGGCACCCCAGCCCATGGGAGAGCGCTCCAGCGAGTTGCTTCGGGACGATGAAGTCTCCTGCCAAATCTCGGTGTTGTATTCGATGTTCGTACTCAGAACACCCGTCTACGGAACAGATGCGCCGTCTGCCAGGCCACACGCCCTCTACGACCCCGCGTACTCCACTGGCGGGCCGGGGCCTCTGTGGTGACGGCCCGTGAAGGGGACTCAGCCGCGTGTGGAGGGCACAACGAGGGCACAACGTCCTCACGCAGGTTCAACGGCTGCCAACGCCACCAAACGCTGTTTGCCCTGGTCAGCGACATAGCTTGACAGCCTCCGCAGATCATGCGCGAAAGGGCGGCACCCCCGCACAGGGTGCCGCCCTTCCTTCGTGCACCGGAACCGCCGCCCATCGGTACTGAGGGTCGGGGACGGACGACGGCTCCGGAGTCAGGGGGAGGTCAGCGGTGGTCGCTGCCCTCCGACTGCGAGGCCGCGCGCCCCGCCTCCAGCCGCGCCACCGGGATCCGGAACGGCGAGCAGGAGACGTAGTCCAGGCCGACCTCGTGGAAGAAGTGGACCGACTCCGGGTCGCCGCCGTGCTCACCGCAGACGCCGAGCTTGAGGTCGGGGCGGGTCTTGCGGCCCGCCTCCGCGGCCAGCTTCACGAGGGAGCCGACGCCGTCCTTGTCGATCGTCTCGAACGGGGAGACACCGAAGATGCCCTTCTCCAGGTACGCCGTGAAGAACGAGGCCTCCACGTCGTCCCGGCTGAAGCCCCACACCGTCTGAGTGAGGTCGTTCGTGCCGAAGGAGAAGAACTCCGCCGCCTCGGCGATCTGACCGGCCGTGAGGGCAGCGCGCGGCAGCTCGATCATCGTGCCGATCGACAGCTTCAGCTGCACGCCCGTCGCCGCCTCGACCTCCGCGACGACCTGGTCGGCCTCCTCGCGGACGATCTCCAGCTCCTGGACCGTGCCGACGAGCGGGATCATGATCTCGGCGCGCGGGTCGCCCTTGGCGTTCTTGCGCTCGGCCGCGGCCTCGGCGATCGCCCGTACCTGCATCGTGAACAGGCCCGGGATGACCAGGCCGAGGCGCACACCGCGCAGACCCAGCATCGGGTTCTGCTCGTGCAGCCGGTGGACCGCCTGGAGCAGCCGCAGCTCGTTCTCGTGCGGCTCCTGACGGGACTCGGCGAGGGCCACGCGGACCGACAGCTCGGTGATGTCGGGCAGGAACTCGTGCAGCGGCGGGTCGAGGAGACGGATCGTCACCGGCAGGCCGTCCATCGCCGAGAACAGCTCCACGAAGTCCTGCTTCTGCAGCGGGAGCAGCTCCTTCAGGGACTCCTCGCGCTCGGCCTCCGTGTCGGCCAGGATCAGGCGCTCGACCAGCTCGCGGCGGTCGCCGAGGAACATGTGCTCCGTACGGCACAGGCCAATACCCTGCGCCCCGAACCTCCGCGCGCGCAGCGCGTCCTCGGCGTTGTCCGCGTTGGCGCGCACCCGCAGGCTCCGCTTGCGGTCGGCGAACGCCATGATCCGGTGCACGGCCTCGACCAGCTCGTCGGCGTCGCTGGCGCCCGCGTGCATCCGGCCCTCGAAGTACTCCACGACCGGGGACGGGACCACCGGCACCTCACCGAGGTACACCTTGCCGCTGGAGCCGTCGATGGAGATGACGTCGCCCTCCTCCACGACGTGCCCGCCCGGCACCGTCATCCGGCGCCGCTTGGTGTCGACCTCCAGCTCCTCGGCGCCGCACACACAGGTCTTGCCCATGCCGCGCGCGACCACGGCCGCGTGGGACGTCTTGCCGCCACGGCTGGTCAGGATGCCCTCGGCGGCGATCATGCCGTCCAGGTCGTCGGGGTTGGTCTCCCGGCGGACCAGGATGACCTTCTCGCCGGAGCGCGACCACTTCACGGCGGTGTACGAGTCGAAGACCGCCTTGCCGACCGCCGCACCCGGCGACGCCGCGATGCCCCGGCCGACCTGCTCGACC of the Streptomyces sp. T12 genome contains:
- the ppdK gene encoding pyruvate, phosphate dikinase; the encoded protein is MSENKEPHVAKFVYDFTEGNKDLKDLLGGKGANLAEMTNLGLPVPPGFTITTEACKVYLDSGEEPAALRDEVSAHLDALETKMGKKLGQADNPLLVSVRSGAKFSMPGMMDTVLNIGLSDKSVKGLADQAGDERFAWDSYRRLIQMFGKTVLGVDGELFEDALDRAKEAKKVTVDTDLEAADLKKLVTAFKKIVKKEAGRDFPQDPREQMDLAIEAVFNSWNTDRAKLYRRQERIPGDLGTAVNVCSMVFGNLGPDSGTGVAFTRDPASGHQGVYGDYLQNAQGEDVVAGIRNTVPLAELETIDKKSYDQLMQIMETLENHYKDLCDIEFTIERGQLWMLQTRVGKRTAGAAFRIATQLVDQGLIDEAEALQRVNGAQLAQLMFPKFDEEAKVEQVGRGIAASPGAAVGKAVFDSYTAVKWSRSGEKVILVRRETNPDDLDGMIAAEGILTSRGGKTSHAAVVARGMGKTCVCGAEELEVDTKRRRMTVPGGHVVEEGDVISIDGSSGKVYLGEVPVVPSPVVEYFEGRMHAGASDADELVEAVHRIMAFADRKRSLRVRANADNAEDALRARRFGAQGIGLCRTEHMFLGDRRELVERLILADTEAEREESLKELLPLQKQDFVELFSAMDGLPVTIRLLDPPLHEFLPDITELSVRVALAESRQEPHENELRLLQAVHRLHEQNPMLGLRGVRLGLVIPGLFTMQVRAIAEAAAERKNAKGDPRAEIMIPLVGTVQELEIVREEADQVVAEVEAATGVQLKLSIGTMIELPRAALTAGQIAEAAEFFSFGTNDLTQTVWGFSRDDVEASFFTAYLEKGIFGVSPFETIDKDGVGSLVKLAAEAGRKTRPDLKLGVCGEHGGDPESVHFFHEVGLDYVSCSPFRIPVARLEAGRAASQSEGSDHR